From a region of the Streptomyces sp. NBC_01454 genome:
- the gatA gene encoding Asp-tRNA(Asn)/Glu-tRNA(Gln) amidotransferase subunit GatA, which yields MADLIKLTAAEIAAKIAAGEVTAVEVTEAHLARIEAVDEKVHAFLHVDREGALAQARAVDEKKARGEKLGPLAGVPLALKDIFTTEGVPTTVGSKILEGWLPPYDATVTKKLKAADVVILGKTNMDEFAMGSSTENSAYGPTGNPWDLTKIPGGSGGGSSAALASYEAPLAIGTDTGGSIRQPASVTGTVGVKPTYGGVSRYGMVAFSSSLDQGGPCARTVLDAALLHEVIAGHDPLDSTSIDAPVPSVVEAARNGSVEGMRVGVVQQFRGEGYQAGVIQRFDESVALLKELGAEIVELDCPSFDLALSAYYLIAPSECSSNLARFDAMRYGLRVGDDGSKSAEDVTALTREAGFGAEVKRRIMLGTYALSSGYYDAYYGSAQKVRTLITRDFERAFEQVDVIVSPTTPTTAFPIGERADDPMAMYLADLCTIPTNLAGNAAMSLPCGLAPEDGMPVGLQIIAPAMADDRLYKVGAAVEAAYTDKWGHPLLEEAPAL from the coding sequence ATGGCAGACCTGATCAAGCTCACCGCCGCCGAGATCGCGGCGAAGATCGCCGCCGGCGAGGTCACCGCCGTCGAGGTGACCGAGGCCCACCTGGCCCGTATCGAGGCCGTCGACGAGAAGGTGCACGCCTTCCTGCACGTCGACCGCGAGGGCGCGCTCGCCCAGGCCCGTGCCGTGGACGAGAAGAAGGCCCGCGGTGAGAAGCTCGGCCCGCTGGCCGGCGTCCCGCTCGCGCTCAAGGACATCTTCACGACCGAGGGGGTTCCCACCACCGTCGGTTCGAAGATCCTCGAAGGCTGGCTCCCGCCGTACGACGCCACGGTCACCAAGAAGCTCAAGGCCGCCGACGTCGTCATCCTCGGCAAGACCAACATGGACGAGTTCGCCATGGGGTCCTCCACCGAGAACAGCGCCTACGGCCCGACCGGCAACCCCTGGGACCTCACCAAGATCCCCGGCGGCTCCGGCGGCGGCTCCAGCGCCGCCCTCGCCTCCTACGAGGCCCCGCTCGCCATCGGCACGGACACCGGCGGTTCCATCCGCCAGCCCGCGTCCGTCACCGGCACGGTCGGCGTCAAGCCCACCTACGGCGGCGTCTCCCGCTACGGCATGGTGGCGTTCTCCAGCTCCCTGGACCAGGGCGGCCCCTGCGCCCGTACGGTCCTGGACGCGGCGCTGCTCCACGAGGTCATCGCCGGCCACGACCCGCTGGACTCCACCTCCATCGACGCGCCGGTCCCGTCGGTCGTCGAAGCCGCCCGCAACGGCAGCGTCGAGGGCATGCGCGTCGGCGTCGTCCAGCAGTTCCGCGGTGAGGGCTACCAGGCCGGTGTCATCCAGCGCTTCGACGAGTCCGTCGCCCTGCTGAAGGAGCTGGGCGCGGAGATCGTCGAGCTGGACTGCCCGTCCTTCGACCTGGCGCTGTCCGCGTACTACCTGATCGCGCCCTCGGAGTGCTCCTCCAACCTCGCCCGCTTCGACGCCATGCGCTACGGCCTGCGGGTCGGCGACGACGGCAGCAAGTCCGCCGAGGACGTCACCGCCCTGACCCGTGAGGCCGGCTTCGGCGCCGAGGTCAAGCGCCGGATCATGCTCGGCACCTACGCGCTCAGCTCCGGCTACTACGACGCGTACTACGGCTCCGCCCAGAAGGTGCGGACGCTGATCACCCGCGACTTCGAGAGGGCCTTCGAACAGGTCGATGTGATCGTCTCGCCGACCACGCCGACCACCGCCTTCCCGATCGGCGAGCGGGCCGACGACCCGATGGCGATGTACCTCGCCGACCTGTGCACGATCCCCACCAACCTGGCAGGCAACGCGGCGATGTCGCTGCCCTGCGGCCTGGCGCCCGAGGACGGGATGCCGGTGGGCCTGCAGATCATCGCCCCTGCCATGGCCGACGACCGGCTCTACAAGGTCGGTGCCGCGGTCGAGGCCGCGTACACCGACAAGTGGGGTCACCCGCTGCTAGAGGAGGCACCTGCACTGTG
- the gatC gene encoding Asp-tRNA(Asn)/Glu-tRNA(Gln) amidotransferase subunit GatC — protein MPGITREEVAHLARLARLELKAEELDHFAGQLDDIIGAVARVSEVADQDVPPTSHPLPLTNVMRPDEVRPSLTPEQALSGAPAQEQQRFKVPQILGEE, from the coding sequence ATGCCTGGCATCACGCGCGAGGAGGTCGCCCACCTCGCCCGGCTGGCACGTCTGGAGCTGAAGGCCGAAGAGCTCGACCACTTCGCCGGACAGCTCGACGACATCATCGGCGCGGTCGCCCGCGTCTCCGAGGTCGCCGATCAAGACGTACCGCCGACCTCCCACCCGCTGCCCCTGACCAACGTGATGCGGCCGGATGAGGTCCGTCCGTCGCTGACCCCCGAGCAGGCGCTCTCCGGCGCCCCGGCCCAGGAGCAGCAGCGTTTCAAGGTGCCGCAGATCCTGGGCGAGGAGTGA